One genomic window of Vibrio rhizosphaerae includes the following:
- a CDS encoding TfoX/Sxy family protein, with protein MQQLRDLQGLGPKSEQMLVAAGIASVASLRELGAVAAYIRVCRHAQVNPSLNLLYALVGALEGEHWLTIAKQQKADLIMQLEGFEQLEKFFAEAGEPLHL; from the coding sequence ATGCAACAGCTTCGTGACCTGCAAGGCCTTGGTCCAAAATCCGAACAGATGTTAGTCGCCGCCGGGATAGCATCGGTCGCCAGCCTGCGTGAGTTAGGTGCGGTGGCCGCGTATATCCGAGTTTGCCGGCATGCTCAGGTCAACCCCAGTCTCAACCTGCTTTATGCGTTGGTCGGTGCGCTGGAAGGCGAACACTGGCTGACCATTGCCAAGCAACAAAAAGCAGATCTGATTATGCAGTTGGAAGGCTTTGAGCAGTTAGAAAAATTCTTTGCAGAAGCCGGTGAACCGCTTCATTTGTAA
- the yqfB gene encoding N(4)-acetylcytidine aminohydrolase, whose product MHSIPTQITFFEFLTPFVAAGLKTITIRDRSESHYVVGSQVEVLTLETQQKVCDIEIIAVEPLRFDEINQFHARQEHLPLPQLKTLIRDVYPETDELFMITFKRL is encoded by the coding sequence ATGCATTCGATACCAACCCAAATAACGTTCTTTGAATTTCTGACGCCTTTTGTGGCTGCGGGGCTGAAAACGATCACGATCCGAGATCGTTCTGAGAGTCATTATGTGGTTGGTTCCCAAGTCGAGGTGTTGACTCTGGAAACCCAGCAAAAGGTATGCGACATTGAAATTATTGCCGTTGAGCCGCTTCGGTTTGATGAGATCAACCAATTCCACGCCCGGCAGGAACATCTGCCATTACCGCAACTGAAAACCTTGATACGAGACGTCTACCCAGAGACGGATGAGCTATTTATGATTACATTTAAGCGGTTGTAA
- the ggt gene encoding gamma-glutamyltransferase: MQHGGSPVKIKTLLILSGLFTTLNIHAAQVADSVAPEINTGHDVKTLTHAKQWMVTAANPLAAKAGADILRQGGNAIDAMVAVQLVLGLVEPQSSGIGGGAFMVYWDQKKQHLTTFDARETAPVQATPELFLDQQGQPLKFYDAVVGGRSVGTPGTVKLLWETHQKYGKLPWKKLFEPAIEQAKQGFRISPRLAKQIADDTQRLSRYSGTRHYFFDAQGNPKPAGTLLKNPQYAQTLTLIANDGADAFYHGKIAEDIVATVRNAPGNPGVLSQTDFDNYTIKERQPVCADYQGYDICGMGPPSSGALTVGQILSIAQHFDLKKWGANSEKSWQVLADASQLAFADRGKFMADEDFVPMPTQGLVDQDYLAQRAKLIQPGKPLTDISAGSPPWQHAMQLGTDQAIELPCTSHFNIVDREGNVVSMTTTIENGFGSRLMVRGFLLNNELTDFSFKSHDGDAPVANRVEPGKRPRSSMAPTIVLKDGQPYLAIGSPGGSRIIGYVAQALIAHLTWGQDIQQALNMPHIVDRFGPIDLEQGTRAEQLKPALEKMGYHVNIQALNSGLHAIRLTKDGLEGAADPRREGVAIGE, encoded by the coding sequence ATGCAACATGGAGGTTCACCGGTGAAAATAAAAACATTACTCATACTCTCAGGGTTGTTCACCACCCTGAACATTCACGCGGCACAAGTTGCCGATTCCGTCGCCCCCGAAATCAACACCGGCCATGATGTCAAGACACTGACGCATGCCAAACAGTGGATGGTCACAGCGGCAAATCCACTCGCAGCCAAAGCCGGCGCAGATATCCTTCGACAGGGGGGCAATGCGATTGATGCGATGGTCGCTGTGCAACTGGTGCTCGGTTTAGTCGAACCCCAATCGTCAGGCATCGGCGGGGGAGCATTCATGGTGTACTGGGATCAGAAAAAGCAGCATCTCACCACATTTGATGCCCGAGAAACGGCCCCCGTACAGGCAACCCCTGAACTCTTTCTGGATCAGCAGGGACAGCCACTTAAGTTTTACGATGCCGTCGTCGGTGGTCGTTCTGTCGGCACTCCCGGCACGGTCAAACTGCTTTGGGAAACGCATCAGAAATACGGCAAACTCCCTTGGAAAAAACTCTTTGAACCGGCGATAGAACAAGCGAAACAAGGCTTTCGCATTAGTCCGCGCCTCGCCAAACAAATTGCCGATGATACCCAACGCCTGAGCCGTTATTCAGGTACACGCCACTACTTTTTTGACGCCCAAGGGAATCCGAAACCCGCCGGGACGCTGCTCAAAAATCCGCAATATGCCCAAACACTGACGCTGATCGCTAACGATGGAGCAGATGCCTTTTATCACGGCAAGATCGCTGAAGATATTGTTGCCACCGTTCGCAACGCCCCCGGTAATCCCGGTGTGCTGTCACAAACAGACTTTGACAACTATACCATCAAAGAACGTCAGCCGGTGTGTGCCGACTATCAGGGTTACGATATCTGCGGCATGGGGCCGCCCAGTTCAGGGGCTCTCACTGTCGGACAGATTCTCTCTATCGCACAACACTTTGATCTGAAAAAATGGGGGGCCAATAGTGAAAAATCATGGCAGGTACTCGCCGATGCTTCACAGTTAGCCTTTGCTGATCGAGGGAAGTTCATGGCCGATGAAGACTTTGTACCGATGCCGACTCAGGGATTGGTTGATCAGGACTATCTTGCTCAACGGGCGAAACTGATTCAGCCGGGGAAACCACTGACCGACATTTCTGCCGGAAGCCCGCCATGGCAACATGCCATGCAACTCGGTACCGATCAGGCCATCGAACTGCCTTGTACCAGTCATTTCAATATCGTTGACCGGGAAGGCAATGTCGTATCAATGACAACCACGATTGAAAATGGGTTTGGTTCCCGTCTGATGGTCCGGGGATTTTTGCTCAACAATGAGCTGACCGATTTTTCGTTCAAATCACATGACGGAGATGCCCCTGTCGCCAACCGCGTCGAACCCGGCAAACGCCCTCGCTCTTCGATGGCACCGACGATTGTGTTGAAAGATGGGCAGCCTTATCTGGCAATTGGATCTCCGGGCGGCAGCCGCATCATCGGCTACGTCGCTCAGGCTTTGATCGCACATCTGACTTGGGGACAAGATATCCAACAAGCGTTGAATATGCCTCATATTGTGGATCGATTCGGACCGATCGATCTTGAACAAGGCACCCGAGCAGAACAGCTCAAACCCGCGCTGGAAAAGATGGGCTATCACGTCAATATCCAAGCACTGAACTCCGGGCTTCATGCCATTCGTCTGACCAAAGACGGTCTTGAAGGAGCAGCGGATCCACGCCGGGAAGGTGTTGCGATTGGCGAATAA